One genomic segment of Brassica napus cultivar Da-Ae chromosome A3, Da-Ae, whole genome shotgun sequence includes these proteins:
- the LOC106441372 gene encoding transcription factor SPT8-like: MLDIAYELVGQATSNSLLMFCFCNLIIVIILTGSSKPGSMDSQDYNTFTSSASFNSLASEDHDRCGDDHDHEEMIVIDVQDESLTDPSSIPDEYEDKESCHCCHDDDEEDEDDDDDDESSEADVEEEEEDDELRKRAEEFIAKVNNEWKHEKLRALNLVY; this comes from the coding sequence ATGTTGGACATAGCGTATGAATTGGTGGGACAAGCCACGTCGAACTCGCTTCTTATGTTCTGTTTCTGCAACCTCATCATAGTCATAATCCTCACTGGATCCTCAAAACCCGGTTCGATGGATTCTCAAGATTACAACACTTTTACTTCCTCTGCGAGCTTCAACAGCCTTGCTTCTGAAGATCATGATCGTTGTGGTGATGATCATGATCATGAAGAGATGATTGTCATTGATGTTCAAGATGAGTCTCTGACCGATCCCTCCAGCATTCCAGACGAATACGAGGACAAAGAAAGCTGCCATTGTtgtcatgatgatgatgaggaggacgaggatgatgatgatgatgacgagaGCAGTGAGGCTGAtgttgaagaagaggaagaagacgatgagTTAAGAAAGAGAGCAGAAGAGTTTATAGCAAAAGTCAACAATGAATGGAAGCATGAGAAGCTTAGAGCTTTGAATTTAGtttattga
- the LOC106441371 gene encoding uncharacterized protein LOC106441371 — MMDPDMFAEDPSFNEKFDIDFEFDAPRFYDFSKPELDLETEETEHWFESAGNYPPSPFSLNLSCIFDDKHLKIPKPVTDKYNGFIYYNQTANNLPKSTQKSKNKPFLRKNSTLTRPTASLLARQNKPLDIYSVQLLTRCQRSLGRLESKISPSILLSVPQTQDTKRQKLESGFLRKISRLEQTPFVHKVPKKLSKVTVPKEPNLKTAQRATRQRFKANSAPEQVARFSSTMTKTVQESSSHKKSTPGSQDFQRFQLRTSLRAKERSSSAKNAPMDDPTHSLMSKSVVSRNSRRVKESHSSKTNSQVYESKISHLESKVPRKFGEAMKIKHENNFPRMENHRCFSSLKEFEAPNVTNSQDEHFIESLRNLCLTSDTDLVAPCISST; from the exons ATGATGGATCCGGATATGTTTGCAGAAGATCCCTCCTTCAATGAGAAATTCGACATTGATTTCGAATTCGACGCTCCAAGATTCTATGATTTTTCCAAACCGGAACTCGATTTagaaacagaggaaacagagCATTGGTTTGAATCAGCTGGAAACTATCCTCCTTCAC CATTTAGCCTTAATCTGAGCTGTATATTCGACGATAAGCATCTAAAGATCCCTAAACCTGTCACAGATAAATACAACG GGTTCATTTATTACAACCAAACTGCTAATAATCTTCCTAAGTCGACGCAAAAGTCTAAAAACAAACCTTTCTTACGAAAGAACTCGACTTTGACGAGACCCACTGCTTCTTTATTGGCGAGACAGAACAAACCTCTTGACATTTACTCTGTTCAGCTTCTCACAAG aTGTCAGAGATCATTAGGGAGGCTCGAAAGCAAGATTTCCCCCTCTATCTTATTATCAGTGCCTCAAACACAAGATACCAAAAGGCAAAAACTTGAGTCTGGCTTCTTGCGCAAG ATATCACGGTTGGAGCAAACTCCCTTTGTACATAAGGTTCCAAAGAAG TTATCAAAAGTCACTGTTCCAAAGGAACCTAACCTTAAGACTGCCCAAAGAGCTACAAGACAGCG GTTTAAGGCTAATTCAGCACCTGAACAGGTTGCGAGATTTAGCTCTACAATGACTAAAACA GTTCAAGAAAGTTCTTCTCATAAAAAGAGTACGCCTGGCTCTCAAGATTTTCAG AGGTTTCAATTAAGGACATCTCTTAGAGCCAAGGAACGTTCTTCTAGT GCTAAAAATGCACCCATGGATGATCCTACTCACTCCCTAAT GTCAAAGTCCGTTGTGTCTAGAAATAGTAGGAGAGTGAAGGAATCTCACAGCTCAAAGACAAATAGTCAAGTTTATGAATCTAAGATTAGCCATCTAGAATCAAAG GTACCAAGAAAATTTGGTGAAGCAATGAAAATCAAACATGAAAACAATTTTCCGAGG ATGGAGAACCACCGTTGTTTTAGTTCATTGAAGGAATTTGAAGCTCCAAATGTCACAAACTCTCAAGATGAACATTTTATTGAATCTCTCAGAAAT CTATGTCTCACTTCCGATACTGATTTAGTTGCTCCTTGTATCTCATCTACATAG